In Vanrija pseudolonga chromosome 4, complete sequence, a single window of DNA contains:
- the SPBP4H10.15 gene encoding Homocitrate dehydratase, mitochondrial, with amino-acid sequence MLVQRSRALGPMMARRGLATPSSVPVKDFPSITPPYPRLLKTLDEVRTVLPKDRKLTLAEKILYSHLRNPEESLGGGGQIRGERYLKLRPDRVAMQDASAQMALLQFMTCRLPDTAVPASIHCDHLIQAQTGAASDLPRSIEQNKEVFDFLESAAKKYGIEFWKPGSGIIHQIVLENYAAPGLLMLGTDSHTPNAGGLGMLAIGVGGADAVDALTDTPWELKAPLITGIKLTGNLQGWATPKDLILHLAGKLTVRGGTGRILEYFGPGVTAQSCTGLATIANMGAEVGATTSTFPYSDNMRQYLHATYRGPVADAADAAAKQGFLSADEGAEYDEVIEVNLSELEPTLNGPFTPDLATPLSKFSEFIKENNYPVTLSAAAIGSCTNSSYEDMSRVASIAEQAKEAGLKSKVPFLVTPGSEMIRATIERDGLQGRLEDVGATVLANACGPCIGQWKRDDHQGEDNAILTSFNRNFKARNDGNLKTLNFLASPELVTAFAFAGDLNFNPTTDSIDTPNGPFKFKAPSGDRLPPIGYTAGDLSFAPTPSPKPVPETEIAISPSSTRLEILEPFDSVFAAGPTELPELTCLLRVRGKCTTDHISAAGPWLKYKGHLSNISENTLMTAVNDEGGQINVARDAQGEDTIPHIMQRYKARNEPWMLVVDDNYGEGSAREHAALQPRFYGCGLIVARSFARIHETNLKKQGVLPLWFADKADYSKISAGDKVQTEGLKELLAGTSPDGQIRLKVTKPSGEVVTIETTNTMSADQLNWLRAGSALNFIELKVLPTQPEHPTIPEEEDEENEPLQRIAEDTGDGEGVEVEFYTPLAQIPAGSARRDAIKLTKSEKAKLPRVTAYCTAASYNLPGLQAYLAAKPASYRTHPRVFDTECLHTPYLPPPTSASALNRSPAIKPVQPAALLPVPEGNLLNLDDDDTVSYSPARVPARNDATKRKTGFARRPGGGGNRWQNGDEATDKNDETDDEDWEEEEWVPDVFLFEYGTVVIWGMTEKEEKAFLRSIKKFEIERLSSEDIEMEDLNFYYADYSRIYNDVITLRKGSSYMTKLSLSHALSQSVKISLFEELISATIEQTKDIPKTLSETGKIGLPRSEIMKHIGNLFILRININLVGSILDSPEFFWTFPDLEPLYNACRSYLEIGQRVELLNGRVEVLQDMLMLLKESVNSSHGEHLEAIVIALIGIEIILGLVTILVDLSLA; translated from the exons ATGCTCGTCCAAAGATCACGCGCCCTCGGGCCCATGAtggcccgccgcggcctggcTACCCCCTCGTCCGTGCCAGTCAAGGACTTCCCCTCCATCACACCCCCTTACCCCCGCCtgctcaagacgctcgacgaggtccgcACCGTCCTCCCCAAGGACCGCAAGCTCACCTTGGCTGAGAAGATTCTCTACTCGCACTTGAGGAATCCCGAGGAGAGCCTCGGCGGTGGAGGCCAGATCCGCGGCGAGCGCTACCTCAAGCTCCGCCCTGACCGTGTCGCGATGCAG GACGCCTCGGCCCAGATGGCTCTTCTGCAGTTCATGACCTGCCGTCTTCCTGACACCGCTGTCCCCGCCTCGATCCACTGTGACCACCTTATCCAGGCCCAGACCGGCGCGGCCTCCGATCTGCCCCGCTCCATCGAGCAGAACAAGGAGGTCTTCGACTTCCTTGAGTCGGCTGCCAAGAAGTACGGTATCGAGTTCTGGAAGCCTGGGTCTGGTATCATCCACCAGATCGTTCTTGAGAACTATGCTGCTCCTGGTCTCCTCATGCTCGGTACCGACAGCCACACGCCCAACGCTGGCGGTCTTGGCATGCTCGCTATCGGTGTCGGaggtgccgacgccgtcgatgCCCTCACCGACACCCCCTGGGAGCTCAAGGCTCCTCTCATTACCGGTATCAAGCTCACCGGCAACCTCCAGGGCTGGGCCACTCCCAAGGACCTGATCCTTCACCTCGCTGGCAAGCTTACCGTTCGC GGTGGTACTGGCCGTATCCTTGAGTACTTCGGCCCCGGTGTCACCGCCCAGTCGTGCACTGGTCTTGCTACCATTGCCAACATgggtgccgaggtcggtgcTACCACCTCGACCTTCCCCTACTCGGACAACATGCGCCAGTACCTCCACGCGACGTACCGTGGCCCTgtcgccgatgccgccgacgctgccgccaagcagGGCTTCctctcggccgacgagggcgccgagtacgacgaggtcatcgagGTT AACCTCTCGGAGCTCGAGCCCACCCTCAACGGTCCCTTCACCCCTGACCTTGCTACCCCTCTGTCCAAGTTCTCCGAGTTCATCAAGGAGAACAACTACCCCGTCACCCTCTCGGCCGCTGCTATCGGCTCGTGCACCAACTCGTCGTACGAGGACATGTCGCGTGTCGCCTCGATtgccgagcaggccaaggaggccggcCTCAAGTCCAAGGTGCCTTTCCTTGTGACCCCCGGCTCTGAGATGATCCGCGCCACCAttgagcgcgacggccttcagggccgcctcgaggacgtcggcgcgacTGTCCTTGCCAACGCCTGTGGCCCTTGTATCGGCCAGTGGAAGCGTGATGACCACCAGGGCGAGGACAACGCCATCCTTACCTCGTTCAACCGCAACTTCAAGGCTCGTAACGACGGTAACCTGAAGACCCTCAACTTCCTTGCCTCGCCCGAGCTCGTGACTGCCTTTGCCTTCGCCGGTGACCTCAACTTCAACCCCACCACCGACAGCATTGACACCCCCAACGGCCCCTTCAAGTTTAAGGCCCCATCTGGCGACCGCCTGCCTCCTATCGGCTACACGGCTGGTGACCTGTCGTTCGCCCCCACTCCCTCCCCCAAGCCTGTCCCTGAGACTGAGATCGCtatctcgccctcgtcgactcgccTGGAGATCCTCGAGCCCTTCGACTCGGTCTTTGCCGCTGGCCCTACTGAGCTCCCCGAGCTCACCTGCCTCCTTCGTGTCCGTGGCAAGTGCACGACCGACCACATCTCTGCTGCCGGCCCCTGGCTCAAGTACAAGGGCCACCTCAGCAACATCTCTGAGAACACCCTCATGACGGCTGTCAACGACGAGGGTGGCCAGATCAACGTTGCCCGTGACGCCCAGGGCGAGGACACCATCCCTCACATCATGCAGCGCTACAAGGCGCGCAACGAGCCCTGgatgctcgtcgtcgacgacaact ACGGTGAGGGATCTGCCCGTGAGCACGCCGCTCTCCAGCCCCGTTTCTACGGCTGTGGCCTCATTGTCGCCCGCTCGTTTGCTCGTATCCACGAGACCAACCTCAAGAAGCAGGGTGTTCTTCCTCTGTGGttcgccgacaaggccgactACTCGAAGATTTCGGCTGGCGACAAGGTCCAGACCGAGGGcctcaaggagctcctcgCTGGCACCTCGCCTGATGGTCAGATCCGCCTCAAGGTCACCAAGCCTTCCGGCGAGGTCGTGACCATCGAGACGACCAACACCATGAGCGCCGACCAGCTCAACTGGCTCCGCGCCGGCTCTGCGCTCAACTTTATTG AACTCAAAGTCCTCCCTACTCAGCCAGAACACCCCACGATcccagaggaggaggatgaagAGAACGAGCCGCTCCAGCGCATTGCTGAAGATACTGgagatggcgagggcgtcgaggtcgag TTCTACACGCCCCTCGCCCAGATCCCGGCCGGTTCGGCCCGTCGCGATGCTATCAAGCTCACCAAGTCagagaaggccaagctccCGCGAGTGACGGCCTACTGCACCGCAGC ATCATATAACCTGCCTGGTCTGCAGGCATACCTTGCCGCAAAACCCGCGTCATATCGCACGCACCCGCGCGTGTTCGACACCGAGTGCCTGCACACGCCGTacctcccgccgccgaccagcgcgtcggcgttgaaTCGCTCACCCGCGATCAAGCCGGTCCAGCCGGCTGCGCTCCTCCCGGTGCCCGAGGGCAACCTGTTGAAtctggacgacgacgacaccgtGTCGTACTCGCCTGCACGTGTCCCCGCGCGGAACGACGCGACAAAACGCAAGACGGGCTTTGCGAGGCgtcctggcggcggcggtaacCGCTGGCAGAATGGTGACGAGGCCACGGACAAGaacgacgagacggacgacgaggactgggaggaggaggagtgggTCCCTGACGTCTTCCTCTTCGAGTATGGCACCGTCGTCATCTGGGGCATgacggagaaggaggagaaggcgtTCCTCCGCAGCAT CAAGAAGTTTGAAATCGAGCGCCTCAGCTCCGAGGACATTGAGATGGAGGATCTCAACTTCTACTACGCCGATTACTCGCG CATATACAACGACGTCATCACGCTGCGCAAGGGATCGTCGTACAT GACAAaactctctctctcgcaCGCCCTGTCGCAGTCTGTCAAGATCTCGCTGTTCGAGGAGCTCATCAGCGCGACTATCGAGCAGACCAAGGACATTCCCAAGACACTGAGCGAGACGGGCAAGATTGGTCTCCCGCGCAGCGAGATCATGAAACACATTGGCAACCTGTTCATCCTGCGCATCAACATCAACCTCGTGGGGTCGATCTTGGACTCTCCT GAATTCTTCTGGACGTTCCCAGATCTCGAGCCCCTGTACAACGCGTGCCGCTCGTATCTTGAGATTGgccagcgtgtcgagctcctcaacGGCCGTGTCGAGGTGCTTCAGGACATGCTGATGCTGCTCAAGGAGTCGGTCAACAGCTCGCAcggcgagcacctcgaggcgATTGTCATTGCCCTCATTGGTATCGAAATCATTCTTGGCCTGGTCACAATCCTGGTCGACCTGAGCCTTGCTTAG
- the SAC1 gene encoding Phosphoinositide phosphatase SAC1, producing MAAQTYNTLPLHESFNVYVSPSSYVFEPSSSSVPVVGAERVVNEKDVRESLHVDRKTGALSLSVSSAIPYGKEKVISCYGILGVISLATTDFLVIVTGRKPSSRLLSQAIYLATDFRLLPLNPTSSSQAILGHPVEKELVQLVERGLKNGNLWFSYGWDLTNTLQRQKEQEDAGLGASTTPLWKRADERFFWNRFLQEKLIDLTESGATDLSRFILPVMFGSVELRSSTINNRDFLFALIARRSRHRAGTRYFSRGVDDQGDVSNFNETEQIVLIDPLPENGVAGANRGRVDGRERLSFVQIRGSVPLYWAEVNNLRYKPDLQIMEKPETVASMKKHLYNMVDKYQSVYLVNLINQKGYEQPVKEAFERYITQATADHTLADRAHYVYFDFHHECRKNRFDRIQVLIDKLAEPLNRMGYFYGQANASSGFNSSPATPNKVVSKQSGVIRTNCMDCLDRTNVAQAALAKWALNEQLRKVGVLSAKESVDDHPDFMLDFRNIWADHADYVSKAYAGTGALKTDFTRTGKRSKQGLLNDGVNSVSRYVRNNFFDGDRQDAYDLVTGAYVAQRGGIPPLTDTRPLLIRSMPYVLVFALTMILAAVTLPRQSEWSIYSFLFLWFILAFISGSFIWGNGISYVSWPRLNPPFEILSYEGQGFKTSRRGRGLSIGSVVPGIGKRKAGRGRNEEYDLGAKKKGALID from the exons ATGGCCGCCCAGACTTACAACACGCTCCCA CTGCATGAGTCGTTCAATGTCTACGTCTCGCCCTCATCATACGTCTTTgagccctcgtcgtcctcggttCCCGTCgtgggcgccgagcgcgtcgtgaATGAGAAGGACGTTCGTGAGAGCCTGCACGTCGATCGCAAGACTGGCGCCCTTAGCCTCAGTG TTTCCTCTGCCATCCCATacggcaaggagaaggtTATCTCCTGTTACGGTATCCTGGGTGTTATCAGCCTGGCAACGA CCGACTTTCTTGTGATCGTCACTGGCCGCAAGCCATCGTCCAGACTGCTCTCGCAGGCCATCTACCTTGCGACCGACTTCCGCCTGCTGCCGCTCAAccccacgtcctcgtcgcagGCGATTCTCGGCCACCCggtcgagaaggagctcgtccagctcgtcgagcgcggcctcaaGAACGGCAACCTCTGGTTCTCGTACGGCTGGGACCTGACCAACACCCTTCAGCGTCAGAAGGAGCAAGAGGATGCGGGCCTGGGTGCGTCGACCACCCCGCTGTGGAAGCGTGCCGATGAGCGCTTCTTCTGGAACCGTTTCCTGCAGGAGAAGCTCATCGACCTCACCGAGAGTGGCGCGACCGACCTTAGCCGATTCATCCTGCCGGTCATGTTTGGCT CCGTTGAGCTTAGGTCATCGACGATCAACAACCGTGACTTCCTCTTCGCACTcatcgcgcgccgctcgcgccaccGTGCCGGTACCCGCTACTTCTCGCGTGGTGTCGATGACCAAGGCGATGTGTCCAACTTCAACGAGACGGAGCAGATCGTCCTCATCGACCCACTCCCAGAGAACGGCGTCGCTGGTGCGAACCGCGGACGCGTGGACGGCCGTGAGCGCCTCAGCTTTGTCCAGATCCGTGGCTCGGTGCCCCTCTACTGGGCTGAGGTCAACAACCTCCGCTACAAGCCCGACCTGCAGATCATGGAGAAGCCAGAGACGGTCGCGTCGATGAAGAAGCACCTGTACAACATGGTCGACAAGTACCAGTCGGTGTACCTGGTCAACCTCATCAACCAAAAGGGCTACGAGCAGCCCGTCAAGGAGGCGTTTGAGCGCTACATTACGCAGGCGACTGCCGACCACACTCTTGCGGACCGAGCCCACTACGTCTACTTTGACTTCCACCACGAGTGCCGCAAGAACCGCTTTGACAGGATCCAGGTTCTCATTGACAAGCTGGCCGAGCCCCTCAACCGCATGGGCTATTTCTATGGACAGGCGAATGCCTCTTCTGGCTTCAACTCGAGCCCTGCCACCCCAAACAAGGTCGTTTCAAAGCAGAGCGGTGTCATCCGCACCAACTGCATGGACTGCCTCGACCGTACCAacgtcgcgcaggccgcccTGGCCAAGTGGGCGCTCAACGAGCAGCTCCGCAAGGTCGGCGTTCTCAGCGCCAAGGAGTCTGTCGACGACCACCCCGACTTCATGCTCGACTTCCGCAACATCTGggccgaccacgccgacTACGTCTCGAAGGCGTACGCTGGCACCGGTGCGCTCAAGACCGACTTTACGCGCACTGGAAAGCGTAGCAAGCAGGGTCTCCTCAATGACGGTGTCAACTCGGTGTCGCGTTACGTCCGCAACAACTTCTTTGACGGCGACAGGCAGGATGCCTATGACCTGGTCACTGGCGCCTATGTTGCCCAGCGTGGCGGCATTCCTCCTCTCACCGACACGCGCCCGCTCCTCATCCGCTCGATGCCATACGTGCTGGTGTTCGCCCTCACAATGATCCTTGCGGCCGTCACGCTCCCCCGCCAATCTG AATGGTCGATTTACTCCTTCCTGTTCCTCTGGTTCATCCTTGCCTTTATCTCTGGCTCGTTCATTTGGGGTAAT GGCATTTCGTACGTCTCGTGGCCTCGTCTCAACCCTCCGTTCGAGATCCTCTCGTACGAGGGCCAGGGCTTCAAGACGTCTAGGCGTGGCCGTGGCTTGTCGATTGGCAGCGTTGTGCCTGGCAtcggcaagcgcaaggctggccgtggccgcAACGAGGAGTACGACCTTGGcgcgaagaagaagggcgctCTTATCGACTAA
- the utp23 gene encoding rRNA-processing protein utp23, protein MRQKRAKAYKRVMALYVSAFNFRQPYQLLLTNDFLLEAGKQRDNDVYKMLKDVVQGETKPMITQCCIHALYTLGKEHQPIVDLAKKCERRKCNHREAIDAWECVKEVVGATNKHRYVLALGSPKLMSSLNHVPGLPIVHFNPRGVLVLSPPTQATIRVKNAHEEERRVEGAKVLDGVVDGDNVVGSADSAPAQRSRKAKAPNPLSMKKKKAKAEPVAAAAEGKKRRLEEDEGEKDEPAEEEGGEADAGRRKKKRKRGRGKGAVAGAIAELKAEIAAKGGVVAGDAEGAEASGAESD, encoded by the exons ATGCGCCAGAAGCGAGCAAAGGCCTACAAGCGCGTTATGGCGCTCTACGTCTCGGCGTTCAACTTTCGCCAGCCGTACCAGCTCTTGTTGACCAACGacttcctcctcgaggcgggcaagCAGCGCGACAACGACGTCTACAAGATGCTCAAGGACGTGGTGCAGGGCGAGACGAAGCCAA TGATCACACAATGCTGCATCCACGCGCTGTACACGCTCGGCAAGGAGCACCAGCCCATCGTCGACCTGGCCAAGAAGTGCGAGCGGAGGAAGTGTAACCACCGTGAGGCGATCGACGCATGGGAGTGTGTCAAGGAGGTTGTCG GCGCGACCAACAAGCACCGCtacgtcctcgccctcggcagccCGAAGCTCATGTCGTCGCTGAACCACGTGCCCGGGCTCCCGATCGTGCACTTCAacccgcgcggcgtgctggtGTTGTCACCACCTACGCAGGCGACGATCCGTGTGAAGAACGCacacgaggaggagcggcgcgtcgagggcgccaaggtgctcgacggcgtggtggaCGGGGacaacgtcgtcggcagcgccgactcggccccAGCACAGAGGTCacgcaaggccaaggcgccgAACCCGCTCAGcatgaagaagaagaaggccaaggctgagcctgtcgcggccgcggccgagggcaagaagcgccggctggaagaggacgagggggagaaggacgagcccgccgaggaggagggcggcgaagCAGATGCCGGcaggaggaagaagaagcgcaagcgcggACGCGGCAAGGGTGCCGTCGCTGGCGcgatcgccgagctcaaggcggaGATTgcggccaagggcggcgtggtggccggAGACGCtgagggcgccgaggcgagcggggcCGAGTCGGACTAG
- the pcn1 gene encoding Proliferating cell nuclear antigen has protein sequence MLEARVKQAAVLKKLLDAIKELVTDGNLDCSDEGIALQAMDNSHVALVSLKLAAEQFESYRCDRNIPLGVNLTSLTKILKCAKDNDIVTLKAADDADSLGLVFESPKEDRVGEYEMKLMDIDQEHLGIPDTQYDATITMSSAEFQRICRDLAALGESVKIEASKEGVRFSSDGEVGSGSVLLKQSAGNDRGARARAKPDPDEDEEEEREEKPDVDEEGEDEQDEEDRPKKRKANGGAKGSKKAKTGGSDEDVGVSIILEKQVSLTFSLKYLSNFAKSAPLAREVSLNMSNDVPLLVQFDFEQGTLQFFLAPKISDE, from the exons ATGCTCGAGGCTCGTGTTAAGCAGGCTGCTGTCCTCAAGAAGCTCCTTGACG CCATCAAGGAGCTCGTTACTGATGGCAACCTCGACTGCTCTGACGAGGGCATT GCCCTCCAGGCCATGGACAACTcgcacgtcgcgctcgtgtcgctcaagctcgcggccgagcagTTCGAATCGTACCGCTGCGACCGCAACATCCCTCTCGGTGTCAAC ctcacctcgctcACCAAGATTCTCAAGTGTGCCAAGGACAACGACATTGTGACTCTCAAGGCTGCTGAtgacgccgactcgctcggcctGGTCTTCGAGTCTCCCA AGGAGGACCGCGTCGGAGAGTACGAGATGAAGCTCATGGACATTGACCAGGAGCACCTCGGTATCCCCGACACTCAGTACGACGCGACCATCACCATGTCGTCTGCCGAGTTCCAGCGCATCTGCCGTGACCTCGCTGCTCTTGGCGAGTCGGTCAAGATAGAGGCGTCCAAGGAGGGTGTCCGCTTCTCatcggacggcgaggtcggctcgGGATCCGTTCTGCTCAAGCAGAGCGCGGGCAACGACCGTGgtgcccgcgcccgcgctaAGCCCGACCcggatgaggatgaggaggaggagcgtgagGAGAAGCctgatgtcgacgaggagggtg aggacgagcaggacgaggaggaccgccccaagaagcgcaaggccaacggcggcgccaagggCTCCAAAAAGGCCAAGactggcggcagcgacgaggacgtcggaGTGTCCATCATCCTCGAGAAGCAAGTCTCGCTTACTTTCTCTCTCAAGTACCTGTCCAACTTTGCCAAGTCTGCGCCTCTTGCGCGTGAGGTCTCGCTCAACATGAGCAACGACGTccctctcctcgtccagTTCGACTTTGAGCAGGGCACGCTCCAGTTCTTCCTGGCGCCCAAGATTTCGGACGAGTAA
- the GstD1 gene encoding Glutathione S-transferase 1-1, which yields MPDFTLYHLPGSMSTAPHWLLLDLARTQNVTFDTVIVDVHAGAQFDPAFLAINPKGKIPALVAHNDPTSPGVVVTEAPAIMYYLASRFAPHLIPAASAPAADVARFNEALAFFASTLSADIRNWFFAGEEGERLVPGWSGADANTVRRLTRPRLEKDYAFLDGVLAERKFVAGDSLSIVDYLVVAATSLSTGLLSFAGKHAHVKALIDSLHSSDGWKELVVKDKFAPGSGDEAWGL from the coding sequence ATGCCAGACTTCACCCTGTACCACCTCCCCGGCTCGATGTCGACCGCGCCCCactggctgctgctcgacctggccCGCACGCAGAACGTGACCTTCGACACGGTCATTGTCGACgtgcacgccggcgcgcagttCGACCCCGCCTTTTTGGCCATCAACCCGAAGGGCAAGAtccccgcgctcgtcgcgcacaacGACCCCACCTCCCCGGGCGTGGTGGTCACCGAGGCGCCAGCGATCATGTActacctcgcctcgcgctttGCCCCCCACCTCATccctgccgcctcggcgccagcagccgacgtcgcgcgctTCAACGAGGCGCTGGCGTTCTTCGCGTCCACGCTCTCCGCCGACATCCGGAACTGGTTCTtcgcgggcgaggagggcgagcgcctcgtccccggctggagcggcgccgacgccaacacCGTGCGCCGGCTCACGCGCCCGCGCCTGGAGAAGGACtacgccttcctcgacggcgtgctcgccgagcgcaagtTCGTCGCTGGCGACAGCCTCAGCATCGTCGActacctcgtcgtcgcggccaccTCGCTCAGCACGGGCCTCCTCAGCTTCGCTGGCAAGCACGCGCACGTCAAGGCGCTTATCGACAGCCTGCACTCGAGCGACGGGTGGAAGGAGCTCGTGGTCAAGGACAAGTTCGCCCCTGGCTCCGGCGACGAGGCTTGGGGCCTGTAG